In Bombus fervidus isolate BK054 chromosome 11, iyBomFerv1, whole genome shotgun sequence, a single genomic region encodes these proteins:
- the LOC139992245 gene encoding protein SAAL1: MSEVQEPETDKVEPNVLLEAHEIAEEDIKKLKGDTVGDTLYSGKWIINILLSISKVLEDGWNEKVEYDLCTLWDMTAEKDVVNFLVDNDFLKIAEFALNSSEEPRFTEIILGIIGNMTCEPSVLDALGEKEELLETILRLLSSEDTATLVQILRLLRSALWNIQINPESKWRVNLRNSTFLREVVPFILKSSTNEELLIATTTFLRSSAEIDLSSGKTLLDELFESSSFLPGMLESFEEVFPQDEAPYSSSTLKYLEDWLELFSFVRKGHQIHQEILQEDNLNRTVEILRRILASFIDPWNLYPLDETKASCVHRCAEMILDFRWKGFLRADSTVDIDATVLKIIVSIDTAMKEEEEDSKETMGELLKYLVGYWIEVSKISSADEIIKILKINEKPVTDHTINLLESKIPAEKINSIINGLSNK, from the exons ATGAGCGAGGTTCAGGAACCTGAAACTGACAAAGTGGAACCAAATGTACTGTTAGAAGCTCATGAAATCGCAgaagaagatattaaaaagttgAAAGGAGATACCGTAGGAGATACTCTTTATAGCGGCAAATGGATAatcaatattttactttcgatATCAAAG GTTCTCGAAGATGGCTGGAACGAGAAAGTGGAGTACGACTTATGCACATTATGGGATATGACCGCAGAGAAAGACGTTGTTAACTTTCTTGTAGATAATGATTTTCTTAAAATCGCAGAATTTGCTTTGAATTCGTCCGAAGAACCAAGGTTTACG gaaataattTTGGGAATAATTGGCAATATGACTTGCGAACCGTCAGTGCTTGATGCATtgggagagaaagaggagcTTCTCGAGACAATTCTTCGCCTCCTTTCTTCCGAAGACACTGCTACATTAGTACAAATACTTCGTCTTCTACGTTCTGCACTTTGGAATATTCAAATCAATCCTGAATCAAAATGGAGagttaatttaagaaattcaaCCTTTTTAAGGGAGGTGGTTCCTTTTATCTTGAAAAGTTCCACAAACG agGAACTTTTGATCGCAACGACAACCTTTTTGCGTTCTTCGGCGGAGATCGATCTTTCATCTGGGAAAACATTATTGGACGAGCTATTCGAATCTTCTAGTTTTCTGCCAG GAATGCTGGAATCCTTCGAAGAAGTTTTTCCTCAAGACGAAGCACCTTATTCGTCTTCAACTTTAAAATATCTTGAAGATTGGTTGGAGTTGTTTTCGTTTGTTCGAAAAGGACATCAAATTCATCAAGAGATCTTGCAAGAAGACAATTTAAACAGAACGGTAGAGATTCTACGAAGAATTTTAGCAAGTTTTATCGATCCGTGGAATCTTTATCCTTTAGACGAGACCAAAGCTTCTTGCGTTCATAGATGTGCAGAAATGATTCTGGATTTTCGATGGAAAGGATTTTTAAGGGCAGACTCTACGGTTGATATAGATGCAAcagttttaaaaattatagtcAGCATCGACACAG cgatgaaagaagaagaagaagattccAAAGAAACAATGGGAGAATTACTAAAATATCTTGTAGGATATTGGATCGAAGTGTCAAAAATCTCTTCTGcagatgaaattataaaaattttgaaaataaacgaaaagcCTGTTACCGATCatacgataaatttattagaatCAAAAATTCCTGCAGAAAAGATCAACAGTATAATAAATGGATTATCGAACAAATAG
- the LOC139992246 gene encoding kynurenine/alpha-aminoadipate aminotransferase, mitochondrial isoform X2, producing the protein MRFIETKDAISLANGMPNTKTFPFVDISVTYKGGTKVKLVGEELSWSLQYGPSQGYLPLLKKMREFQEYWHKPIYNDWDVLFTSGSMDGCSKIFEMTLEIGDPVMIQAPTYDGILNALAPLMPEFIEISQDRDGIIPANIRKICEERRNSGKPIPKVLYTNPTGANPTGTVLTESRRREVYELADTYNFLIVEDDPYCFIHFVDKKPTTFLELDTKGRVIRLDSFSKILSAGLRLGVVTAHKEIIKKLTTHMEATNIHASSLSQVLLFKLLDVWDLEKIRQHFNDIRKFYHERRDIMLSLMEKHLTGLAEWNVPKGGMFVWLKVNKTKDVMELARMKCISQGIFLIPGHAFNHDRSKPEQHLRLCYSYATPQEIDKALSTLATLIREEIRK; encoded by the exons ATGAGATTTATAGAAACGAAAGATGCGATAAGTCTAGCTAACGGAATGCCGAATACAAAAACATTTCCTTTCGTCGATATCTCCGTAACGTACAAGGGTGGAACAAAGGTAAAACTCGTCGGAGAAGAGTTGTCCTGGTCTCTTCAATATGGTCCTTCCCAAgg ATACTTACcattgttaaaaaaaatgcGAGAATTTCAAGAATATTGGCACAAGCCGATATACAACGATTGGGACGTACTTTTCACGTCTGGATCGATGGACGGGTGtagcaaaattttcgagaTGACTTTAGAAATAGGCGATCCTGTGATGATTCAAGCACCGACTTACGACGGAATTCTAAATGCG CTCGCACCTTTAATGCCAGAATTCATCGAAATTTCGCAAGATCGGGATGGTATAATTCCGgcaaatataagaaaaatttgcGAAGAAAGACGAAACAGTGGTAAACCAATACCAAAA GTTCTTTACACGAATCCTACAGGAGCCAATCCAACGGGAACAGTTTTGACAGAATCGCGAAGAAGGGAAGTTTATGAATTAGCTGATACGTACAACTTTTTAATCGTCGAGGACGATCCTTATTGTTTCATCCATTTCGTCGATAAGAAACCTACCACCTTCCTCGAATTGGATACCAAAGGACGTGTAATACGTTTGGATTCTTTCAGCAAAATTCTAAGCGCCGGACTTAGATTAGGCGTTGTTACAGCgcataaagaaattattaaaaaattaactacACATATGGAAGCAACAAATATTCACGCCTCCTCTTTATCGCAA gTTTTGCTGTTCAAATTATTAGACGTATGGGATCTGGAGAAGATACGGCAACATTTTAACGACATTCGGAAATTTTATCACGAAAGGCGAGACATTATGCTGTCTTTGATGGAAAAACATCTTACCG GATTGGCAGAATGGAACGTTCCAAAGGGTGGGATGTTCGTTTGGCTAAAAgtgaataaaacgaaagatgtaATGGAATTGGCAAGGATGAAGTGTATTTCCCAAGGGATTTTTCTTATTCCCGGTCATGCGTTTAACCACGACCGTTCGAAACCTGAACAGCATCTCAGACTATGCTACAGTTACGCGACACCGCAAGAAATCGATaag GCGCTTTCAACGCTAGCTACGTTGATACGCGAAGagataagaaaatag
- the Rps13 gene encoding ribosomal protein S13, translated as MGRMHAPGKGISQSALPYRRSVPTWLKLTPEDCKELIYKLAKKGHTPSQIGVILRDSHGVAQVRFRTGNKILRIVKSMGLAPDLPEDLYYLIKKAVAIRKHLERNRKDKDSKFRLILVESRIHRLARYYKSKGTLPANWKYESSTASALVA; from the exons aAAGGGTATATCCCAGTCAGCGTTACCCTATAGACGGAGCGTTCCAACATGGTTGAAACTGACACCAGAGGATtgtaaagaattaatttacaaactaGCAAAAAAGGGGCATACTCCGTCTCAAATTg GTGTGATTCTTAGAGATTCTCATGGAGTGGCACAGGTGCGTTTTCGCACTGGAAACAAGATTCTCAGGATCGTCAAAAGTATGGGGCTTGCCCCAGACTTACCGGAGGATCTatactatttaataaaaaaagcagTTGCTATCAGAAAACATTTGGAAAGGAACCGCAAAGACAAAGATAGCAAGTTTAGATTGATTCTTGTGGAGTCTCGAATCCATCGGCTTGCTAGATATTATAAATCAAAGGGGACGCTTCCAGCAAACTGGAAGTACGAGAGCTCAACTGCTAGCGCTCTCGTTGCTTAA
- the Exp gene encoding expansion, whose protein sequence is MVSRRKILSRSRDNLVEAQYEDQDEEDVWYNLDKLYKDHIQEVLDKWNQIDDEIWAKVIVFERNRRVAKAYARAPVLTINGSNDGFDGFRIGLCGFENPMRDTKTEEAKKHINQGVKIKMDEQGNILIKRLCKNNVYIKPTSQEDNAIGAEIARNSQGALEHEKPGKVFDMNKFQTNLSRETRRAYPDRRRLEMQCLSAIVFVKTEPDLLQCPVWVLIVNVVGLDMLKSKLPPVLALQRPVDIKNRPRIPIPDEDPYSIAGVSSSIGVSEAFQQDREAREQIYAQSTSSRQRRAERPPKLPPRENIYSHDIPKPDYDDIEDDYARKPVITNEDKRNRNDDKKKYDDPYYCGLRARVPNFVKMAKNSKVSTRMYARPPNQATYAATGYASSQSSQIYGHLPGNRPPIMYHARSFESGLDSDGRNESPYNHIYGRFPVPTRGVIPPTPRAMYIGEWD, encoded by the exons ATGGTATCGAGGCGGAagattctatctcgatcgagggACAACCTCGTTGAAGCGCAATACGAGGATCAAGACGAGGAGGACGTGTGGTATAATCTTGATAAACTTTACAAG GATCATATCCAAGAAGTACTGGACAAATGGAACCAAATCGACGACGAAATTTGGGCCAAGGTAATCGTTTTCGAAAGGAACCGCAGGGTAGCAAAAGCGTACGCCAGGGCACCTGTTCTCACGATCAATGGATCTAACGATGGATTCGATGGTTTCAG GATAGGATTGTGCGGTTTCGAAAATCCTATGAGGGATACGAAAACGGAAGAGGCGAAGAAACACATTAACCAAGGTGTAAAGATTAAAATGGACGAACAAGGGAACATATTGATAAAAAGGTTGTGTAAAAATAACGTTTACATAAAGCCGACCAGTCAGGAAGACAACGCAATTGGAGCAGAAATTGCACGGAATTCTCAAGGAGCGTTAGAACACGAGAAACCGGGGAAA GTGTTCGATATGAATAAGTTTCAAACGAATCTCTCCCGGGAGACTCGAAGAGCCTATCCGGACAGAAGAAGATTAGAAATGCAGTGTCTGAGCGCGATCGTTTTCGTCAAAACTGAACCAGACCTTCTTCAATGTCCCGTTTGGGTCCTCATTGTAAATGTTGTCGGTTTAGACATGTTGAAATCCAAATTACCACCAG ttcTAGCGTTACAAAGGCCCGTGGATATTAAAAATCGACCTAGGATACCGATTCCCGATGAAGATCCGTATAGTATAGCAGGAGTTTCATCCTCGATCGGAGTTTCCGAAGCGTTCCAACAGGACCGAGAAGCTCGAGAACAGATCTACGCTCAATCAACGAGTAGTAGACAAAGAAGAGCCGAAAGGCCACCGAAACTACCGCCAAGGGAGAATATTTATAGTCATGACATACCTAAA CCTGATTATGACGACATAGAAGATGACTATGCTAGAAAACCCGTCATAACGAACGAGGACAAGAGAAATAGAAACGACGACAAAAAGAAATACG ACGATCCGTATTACTGCGGATTAAGAGCTCGTGTTCCTAACTTTGTAAAGATGGCGAAAAACAGTAAAGTCTCGACAAGAATGTACGCCAGACCTCCTAATCAAGCAACGTATGCTGCTACCGGATACGCTAGTAGCCAATCCTCTCAAATTTATGGCCATTTACCTGGGAATCGACCACCAATTATGTATCACGCACGAAGCTTCGAAAGTGGACTTG ATTCAGATGGTAGAAACGAATCACCGTATAACCATATATATGGAAGGTTTCCTGTACCGACCAGAGGTGTGATTCCTCCTACACCCAGAGCCATGTATATCGGAGAGTGGgactaa
- the LOC139992246 gene encoding kynurenine/alpha-aminoadipate aminotransferase, mitochondrial isoform X1: MDFSTFLTNVTRRRNSSILRELAMRFIETKDAISLANGMPNTKTFPFVDISVTYKGGTKVKLVGEELSWSLQYGPSQGYLPLLKKMREFQEYWHKPIYNDWDVLFTSGSMDGCSKIFEMTLEIGDPVMIQAPTYDGILNALAPLMPEFIEISQDRDGIIPANIRKICEERRNSGKPIPKVLYTNPTGANPTGTVLTESRRREVYELADTYNFLIVEDDPYCFIHFVDKKPTTFLELDTKGRVIRLDSFSKILSAGLRLGVVTAHKEIIKKLTTHMEATNIHASSLSQVLLFKLLDVWDLEKIRQHFNDIRKFYHERRDIMLSLMEKHLTGLAEWNVPKGGMFVWLKVNKTKDVMELARMKCISQGIFLIPGHAFNHDRSKPEQHLRLCYSYATPQEIDKALSTLATLIREEIRK; encoded by the exons ATGGATTTTTCAACGTTTCTAACGAATGTCACGAGAAGGCGAAACTCTAGTATTCTTCGTGAATTGG CCATGAGATTTATAGAAACGAAAGATGCGATAAGTCTAGCTAACGGAATGCCGAATACAAAAACATTTCCTTTCGTCGATATCTCCGTAACGTACAAGGGTGGAACAAAGGTAAAACTCGTCGGAGAAGAGTTGTCCTGGTCTCTTCAATATGGTCCTTCCCAAgg ATACTTACcattgttaaaaaaaatgcGAGAATTTCAAGAATATTGGCACAAGCCGATATACAACGATTGGGACGTACTTTTCACGTCTGGATCGATGGACGGGTGtagcaaaattttcgagaTGACTTTAGAAATAGGCGATCCTGTGATGATTCAAGCACCGACTTACGACGGAATTCTAAATGCG CTCGCACCTTTAATGCCAGAATTCATCGAAATTTCGCAAGATCGGGATGGTATAATTCCGgcaaatataagaaaaatttgcGAAGAAAGACGAAACAGTGGTAAACCAATACCAAAA GTTCTTTACACGAATCCTACAGGAGCCAATCCAACGGGAACAGTTTTGACAGAATCGCGAAGAAGGGAAGTTTATGAATTAGCTGATACGTACAACTTTTTAATCGTCGAGGACGATCCTTATTGTTTCATCCATTTCGTCGATAAGAAACCTACCACCTTCCTCGAATTGGATACCAAAGGACGTGTAATACGTTTGGATTCTTTCAGCAAAATTCTAAGCGCCGGACTTAGATTAGGCGTTGTTACAGCgcataaagaaattattaaaaaattaactacACATATGGAAGCAACAAATATTCACGCCTCCTCTTTATCGCAA gTTTTGCTGTTCAAATTATTAGACGTATGGGATCTGGAGAAGATACGGCAACATTTTAACGACATTCGGAAATTTTATCACGAAAGGCGAGACATTATGCTGTCTTTGATGGAAAAACATCTTACCG GATTGGCAGAATGGAACGTTCCAAAGGGTGGGATGTTCGTTTGGCTAAAAgtgaataaaacgaaagatgtaATGGAATTGGCAAGGATGAAGTGTATTTCCCAAGGGATTTTTCTTATTCCCGGTCATGCGTTTAACCACGACCGTTCGAAACCTGAACAGCATCTCAGACTATGCTACAGTTACGCGACACCGCAAGAAATCGATaag GCGCTTTCAACGCTAGCTACGTTGATACGCGAAGagataagaaaatag